Proteins encoded together in one Campylobacter concisus window:
- a CDS encoding endonuclease III domain-containing protein, whose translation MRSTDLFLALLNHKKRNFDELKWPGEGTFEVILGAILVQNTNWKNVEKALTNLKKAGKDSLQGICTLENSELATLIKPSGFYNTKAKRLKTLCLAIKNEFESFDNFKENASREWLISVKGVGAETCDAILAYACGKPYMVVDAYALRIMAYFDYIFESYDEAAEWFSSLDYDEIYKFLDSEKFDETEVLKLYHALILEFCKENFKGKILSQSGQEVLDSIKN comes from the coding sequence ATGAGATCAACTGATCTGTTTTTAGCTTTGCTAAATCACAAAAAGAGAAATTTTGACGAGCTAAAATGGCCAGGCGAGGGCACTTTTGAGGTTATTTTGGGCGCTATTTTGGTGCAAAATACCAACTGGAAAAACGTTGAAAAAGCTCTAACTAATCTAAAAAAAGCAGGTAAAGATAGCTTGCAAGGCATTTGCACGCTTGAAAACAGCGAGCTTGCCACACTCATAAAGCCAAGTGGCTTTTACAACACAAAGGCAAAACGGCTAAAGACGCTCTGTCTAGCTATAAAAAACGAATTTGAGAGCTTTGATAATTTTAAAGAAAACGCTAGCCGCGAGTGGCTCATAAGCGTAAAAGGCGTTGGCGCTGAGACTTGCGATGCGATACTTGCTTACGCTTGCGGCAAGCCTTACATGGTTGTTGATGCTTATGCGCTTAGGATAATGGCGTATTTTGACTACATTTTTGAGAGTTACGACGAGGCGGCTGAGTGGTTTAGCTCGCTTGATTATGATGAAATTTACAAATTTCTTGATAGCGAGAAATTTGACGAAACTGAGGTTTTAAAACTCTATCATGCGCTTATTTTGGAGTTTTGCAAAGAGAATTTCAAAGGCAAAATTTTAAGCCAAAGCGGACAAGAGGTGCTTGATAGCATTAAAAACTAA
- a CDS encoding ATP-binding protein codes for MIDWGVKYAAIYKSTKGMLKPVEDIDFVDIDSLYGLEKQKEILLKNTRNFIAGDEANHVLLWGERGCGKSSLVRAVFTKFYKEGLRIIEIGCEDLKYLGDIIDEIRKSEFKFIIFCDDLSFENGSNEYKFLKPIMDGSIQKPPKNVLLYATSNRRHLISEFKSENENSELIDGEIHYSDAAQEKISLSDRFGLWISFYQGNYDEYLKMVDFYFKDYTGDKDELHTLAKNFATLRASRSGRTAKQFYLTFKENLK; via the coding sequence ATGATAGATTGGGGTGTGAAGTACGCAGCAATTTATAAGAGCACAAAAGGTATGTTAAAGCCGGTTGAAGATATCGATTTTGTCGATATCGACTCACTTTATGGACTTGAAAAACAAAAAGAAATTTTGCTAAAAAATACTAGAAATTTTATAGCTGGCGACGAGGCAAACCACGTGCTTCTTTGGGGTGAGAGAGGATGTGGCAAGTCAAGCCTTGTAAGGGCTGTTTTTACTAAATTTTATAAAGAGGGACTTCGCATCATTGAGATTGGCTGCGAGGATCTAAAATACCTTGGCGACATCATCGATGAGATCAGAAAGAGCGAGTTTAAATTTATCATTTTCTGCGACGATCTAAGCTTTGAAAATGGCAGCAATGAGTATAAATTTCTAAAGCCTATTATGGACGGCTCTATCCAAAAGCCACCTAAAAACGTCCTTTTATACGCCACTTCAAACCGCAGACATCTAATAAGCGAGTTTAAAAGCGAAAATGAAAACTCAGAGCTAATAGACGGAGAAATTCACTACAGCGACGCAGCTCAGGAGAAAATTTCTCTCTCAGACCGCTTTGGTCTTTGGATCAGCTTTTATCAAGGTAACTACGACGAGTACCTAAAAATGGTTGATTTTTACTTTAAAGACTACACTGGCGACAAAGATGAGCTTCACACGCTTGCTAAAAATTTCGCCACGTTAAGAGCCAGCAGAAGTGGCAGGACGGCAAAGCAGTTTTATCTAACTTTTAAAGAAAATTTAAAATGA
- the mfd gene encoding transcription-repair coupling factor, with product MQAKVYEYLLTHAPQILICEDDKEAALCADAASFAGFSAFKLPDFRAKKGDDLRSFNEELFEISSVLSKYYKFDGKKIIISPFSTLLNPLPTQKNLESSTIKLKDNLNLNEFADLLIRFGYECVDIVESVGEFSIRGEVIDIYGVNMDDPVRILLFGDEVESIRNYNTATQISNKNELSEADIVPFIANLSKDEFEKVSQKIEDMQSDALVSDLNSLGFWAIDSFSDYLKVFDSKLVKKIDFEIYDAPEEKFKGIEILPEPKVYKDLEVTLNFDFFELNKSKSITVLSRNEGLFKGYELDGFANVKLEISPLVVNLTSSDKIVVSLNKFEKKRRVKRSSLVVDELKINDYVVHEDYGIGRFLGLEKIKVLGATKEFVVIAYQNDDKLLLPVEHLNLIDRYIAQNGSMAVLDRLGKANFAKIKEKVREKLFAIASKIVAMAAKRELIAGKILQKEDISYLNFVQDAGFSYTSDQQKAVNDIKDELKSGKVMDRLLSGDVGFGKTEVAMNAIFTCIKSGFSALFFVPTTLLSSQHYKTLSQRFSKFGIKVFRLDRFSSAKEKSSLQKALKENEPIVCVGTHALLGIKAENLGLIVVDEEHKFGVKQKEQLKEISQHSHILSMSATPIPRSLNMALSKIKTYSILATPPSSRLDVRTSVREWDEKVVKEAIMRELRRGGQTFYIHNHIADIEQTANELRKILPKLRILILHSKINAKVAEDEMMKFERGEYDLLLCTSIVESGIHLPNANTIIVENANKFGMADLHQLRGRVGRSDKQAYCYFLVEDKDAISKDALKRLVALEGNSFLGAGSVLAYHDLEIRGGGNIIGEAQSGHIEAIGYSLYLKMLEDEINKLLNQDSAKLDKIDLKLSVSAFLNQEFIREDRLRLEIYRRLSKCKEVSEVYEIQSELEDRFGKIDTFTKQFLDLIIIKILALKAGIKTISNSEQNILITKNDDEKIRLKSRSKDDDDVLAEILVYLRKDKR from the coding sequence ATGCAAGCAAAGGTCTATGAGTATCTTTTAACACACGCCCCACAAATTCTCATCTGCGAAGATGACAAAGAGGCGGCACTCTGCGCTGATGCGGCTAGTTTTGCTGGCTTTAGCGCATTTAAACTACCTGATTTTAGAGCTAAAAAGGGCGATGATCTAAGAAGCTTTAACGAAGAGCTCTTTGAAATTTCATCCGTTCTTAGCAAATACTATAAATTTGATGGCAAAAAGATCATCATAAGCCCATTTAGCACGCTTTTAAACCCACTTCCAACGCAAAAAAACTTGGAGAGCTCAACGATCAAGCTAAAAGATAATCTAAATTTAAACGAATTTGCCGACTTGCTCATACGATTTGGCTACGAGTGCGTCGATATCGTTGAGAGCGTTGGCGAGTTTAGCATTCGCGGCGAAGTGATCGACATTTATGGCGTAAATATGGACGATCCTGTTAGAATTTTACTCTTTGGCGATGAGGTGGAGAGCATAAGAAACTACAACACCGCCACGCAAATTAGCAATAAAAATGAGCTAAGCGAAGCCGATATCGTGCCGTTTATCGCAAATTTGAGCAAAGATGAGTTTGAAAAAGTTAGCCAAAAGATCGAGGATATGCAAAGCGATGCCCTTGTGAGCGATCTAAATTCGCTTGGATTTTGGGCGATAGATAGCTTTAGCGACTACTTGAAAGTTTTTGACTCAAAGCTTGTTAAAAAGATCGATTTTGAAATTTATGATGCGCCTGAAGAGAAATTTAAGGGCATTGAAATTTTGCCTGAGCCAAAGGTCTATAAAGACTTAGAAGTTACTTTAAATTTTGACTTTTTTGAGCTAAATAAGAGTAAAAGCATAACCGTTCTTTCAAGAAATGAGGGGCTTTTTAAGGGCTATGAGCTTGATGGCTTTGCAAATGTAAAGCTTGAAATTTCGCCCCTTGTGGTAAATTTAACCTCAAGCGACAAGATCGTAGTCTCACTAAATAAATTTGAGAAAAAAAGGCGAGTTAAGCGCTCAAGCCTCGTGGTGGATGAGCTAAAGATAAATGACTACGTTGTGCATGAAGATTATGGTATAGGCAGATTTTTAGGGCTTGAAAAGATCAAGGTTTTGGGCGCGACGAAGGAATTTGTGGTTATTGCCTACCAAAATGATGACAAGCTTCTTTTGCCAGTTGAACATCTAAATTTGATAGATCGCTATATCGCGCAAAATGGCTCTATGGCGGTGCTTGATCGCTTAGGCAAGGCAAATTTTGCCAAGATAAAAGAGAAGGTTAGAGAAAAACTCTTTGCGATCGCCTCAAAGATCGTGGCGATGGCGGCAAAAAGGGAGCTAATCGCTGGTAAAATTTTACAAAAAGAGGATATCTCTTATCTAAATTTCGTCCAAGACGCTGGCTTTTCATACACGAGCGATCAGCAAAAAGCGGTAAATGATATAAAAGATGAGCTAAAAAGCGGCAAGGTGATGGATAGGCTGCTTAGCGGAGATGTTGGCTTTGGTAAGACTGAAGTTGCGATGAATGCCATATTTACCTGCATAAAATCAGGCTTTAGCGCGCTTTTCTTCGTGCCAACGACGCTTCTTAGCTCGCAGCACTACAAGACACTAAGCCAAAGATTTAGCAAATTTGGCATAAAGGTCTTTAGGCTAGATCGCTTCTCAAGCGCTAAAGAAAAATCAAGCCTGCAAAAAGCGCTAAAAGAAAATGAGCCCATAGTTTGCGTGGGTACGCATGCGCTTCTTGGCATAAAGGCTGAAAATTTAGGGCTTATAGTGGTTGATGAAGAGCATAAATTTGGCGTTAAGCAAAAAGAGCAGCTAAAAGAAATTTCTCAGCACTCTCACATCTTAAGTATGAGCGCCACGCCGATACCAAGAAGCCTAAATATGGCGCTTAGCAAGATAAAAACATATAGCATTTTAGCCACTCCGCCAAGCTCGAGGCTGGATGTGAGAACAAGCGTGAGAGAGTGGGACGAAAAGGTCGTCAAAGAGGCGATCATGCGTGAGCTAAGACGTGGCGGGCAGACCTTTTATATCCACAACCACATCGCAGACATCGAGCAGACGGCAAATGAGCTAAGAAAAATTTTGCCAAAGCTTAGAATTTTGATACTTCACTCAAAGATAAATGCAAAAGTCGCTGAAGATGAGATGATGAAATTTGAGCGGGGTGAGTATGACTTGCTTCTTTGCACCAGCATCGTTGAAAGCGGCATCCACCTGCCAAATGCAAACACCATAATCGTAGAAAATGCTAATAAATTTGGCATGGCTGACCTGCACCAGCTGCGCGGACGTGTAGGCAGAAGCGACAAGCAGGCTTATTGCTACTTTTTGGTGGAGGATAAAGATGCCATTAGCAAGGACGCTCTAAAACGACTTGTGGCACTTGAAGGCAACTCATTTTTAGGCGCTGGCTCAGTGCTAGCATATCACGATCTTGAGATAAGAGGTGGCGGTAACATCATAGGCGAGGCGCAAAGCGGTCACATCGAGGCTATCGGCTACTCGCTATATCTAAAAATGCTAGAAGATGAGATAAACAAGCTTCTTAATCAAGACTCCGCAAAGCTTGATAAGATCGATCTAAAGCTTAGTGTGAGCGCCTTTTTAAATCAAGAATTTATAAGAGAAGATAGGCTAAGACTTGAAATTTACAGGCGCCTTAGCAAGTGTAAAGAGGTTAGCGAGGTCTATGAGATACAAAGCGAGCTTGAGGATAGATTTGGCAAGATAGATACATTTACAAAGCAGTTTTTAGACCTCATCATCATCAAAATTTTAGCTCTAAAAGCTGGCATAAAGACGATCTCAAACAGCGAGCAAAATATACTAATAACAAAAAATGATGACGAGAAGATCAGGCTAAAGTCACGTAGCAAGGACGATGACGATGTTTTGGCTGAAATTTTGGTCTATCTAAGAAAGGATAAGAGATGA
- a CDS encoding Mur ligase family protein, which yields MSLAKFLDGKPLYYKEIDYGRIIRAYDTIKGHLKPFKIIHIIGTNGKGSTGRFLAQILSQNGAKVGHYTSPHIFKFNERFWLNGEVASDEILERAHERLQALLSDEYKIKTSYFEYMTLLSAVLFEGCDYFVCEAGMGGVLDATNVFEKELSIFTPIGFDHTAILGNSLEEISRTKFEAMGKRAILNDEMNEISVAIAKEIASEKGTTLSFPREILTKENLNEIANYADKFNLPEFLRSNLTLAYAAAKILDSSIDIKRLGALSLRGRCEKIASNLYVDVGHNELGAKAVAKKFSQEEFSGKKLTLVYNSFLDKDFKAVLAALKPAIEDVLLYHYHCEGRELGGELINKALNELEISHREFESSDMNDIKEAKNGKIYLAIGSFHLAEAFLKEYYASKGL from the coding sequence ATGAGCCTAGCGAAATTTCTTGATGGCAAGCCACTTTACTACAAAGAGATCGACTATGGCAGGATCATAAGAGCTTACGATACGATCAAAGGCCATCTAAAGCCTTTTAAGATAATCCACATCATCGGCACAAATGGCAAAGGTAGCACAGGCCGCTTTTTAGCGCAAATTTTAAGCCAAAATGGCGCAAAAGTAGGCCACTACACGAGCCCACATATATTTAAATTTAACGAGCGATTTTGGCTAAATGGTGAGGTCGCTAGCGATGAAATTTTAGAGAGAGCTCACGAGCGTTTGCAAGCTCTTTTGAGTGATGAATACAAGATAAAAACAAGCTATTTTGAGTATATGACGCTGCTTTCTGCGGTGCTTTTTGAGGGCTGCGACTACTTTGTCTGCGAGGCTGGCATGGGCGGCGTGCTGGATGCGACAAATGTCTTTGAAAAAGAGCTAAGCATCTTTACTCCGATCGGCTTTGACCACACGGCGATATTAGGCAATAGCTTAGAAGAAATTTCACGAACGAAATTTGAAGCTATGGGCAAAAGAGCTATTTTAAATGATGAGATGAACGAGATAAGTGTGGCTATCGCAAAAGAGATCGCAAGCGAAAAAGGCACAACTCTGAGCTTTCCAAGAGAAATTTTGACCAAAGAGAATTTAAACGAGATCGCAAACTACGCAGATAAATTTAATCTTCCAGAGTTTTTGCGCTCAAATTTAACTCTAGCCTACGCCGCAGCTAAAATTTTAGATAGTAGCATAGATATCAAAAGGCTTGGTGCTTTATCGCTTCGAGGTAGATGCGAAAAGATCGCTTCAAATTTATACGTGGATGTCGGTCACAACGAGCTTGGCGCTAAGGCTGTAGCTAAGAAATTTAGCCAAGAAGAGTTTAGCGGCAAAAAACTAACACTAGTTTATAACTCGTTTTTAGATAAAGATTTCAAGGCAGTTTTGGCAGCTCTAAAGCCAGCCATTGAGGACGTGCTACTTTATCACTACCACTGCGAGGGCAGGGAGCTTGGCGGAGAGCTTATAAATAAAGCACTAAACGAGCTTGAAATTTCGCATAGAGAGTTTGAGTCAAGCGATATGAACGATATAAAAGAGGCAAAAAACGGCAAAATTTACCTAGCAATTGGCTCGTTTCACCTGGCCGAAGCCTTTTTAAAAGAGTACTATGCAAGCAAAGGTCTATGA
- a CDS encoding GGDEF domain-containing protein yields the protein MAAVTVSQIVKEALSEIKDRHLMLTPENYTEVYNEISKKYGFTTEESKKIEKYISRLGDDYKAQAISLHIKTVDEFVAFMTARLSHGAKNGTAQVVDDKKLKSLNAFARRILQAISMLHNKDAKALAEQGMQLLARRYDEKNLEEMCLKWFDFVSSYDTEFLDFLKYYGVRDFDDLKTMSAELEKFLSQKNEGGEENALVELLNFALEPSITKELSEELGNIRSVLKQNPQSLNSKEFQDKIKGFVDRRIEEDRTEIIEKVGSLNNILQSIGERISDIAASSQSSSAKVQSIKNDLKNVNLNANSIDHVKSMLIEIAGALEIESKELGLEMNSKQATISELQNRVISLEKELEAAKLESKEDFLTKVATKRALMSEIQRIEEAYKRYGTDYSICFVDIDFFKKINDTYGHEAGDVILSAVAQVLKKNARKVDFVGRYGGEEFVILLPSTSLKDGVRFGEKLRSMIENFKFIYKNERIKVTISSGVATRSANLSDTMTLEGADKMLYLSKEGGRNQVMPKIIEEK from the coding sequence ATGGCAGCAGTAACCGTTAGTCAAATAGTCAAGGAGGCCTTGAGCGAGATAAAAGATCGCCATTTGATGCTAACGCCAGAAAATTACACCGAAGTTTATAATGAAATTTCTAAAAAATATGGCTTTACTACCGAAGAGAGCAAAAAGATAGAAAAATATATCTCAAGGCTTGGTGATGACTATAAAGCGCAAGCTATAAGCCTTCATATAAAAACGGTTGATGAGTTTGTAGCTTTTATGACTGCTAGGCTCTCTCATGGTGCTAAAAATGGCACAGCCCAAGTGGTCGATGATAAAAAGTTAAAGTCACTAAATGCCTTTGCAAGAAGAATCCTCCAAGCCATCTCTATGCTTCACAACAAAGATGCAAAAGCTCTAGCAGAGCAGGGCATGCAGCTACTTGCTAGAAGGTATGATGAGAAAAATCTTGAAGAGATGTGCCTTAAATGGTTTGACTTTGTAAGCTCTTACGACACTGAATTTTTGGACTTTTTGAAATATTACGGCGTGAGAGACTTTGACGATCTAAAGACGATGAGTGCTGAACTTGAGAAATTTCTCTCTCAAAAAAATGAGGGCGGCGAAGAAAACGCTTTAGTTGAGCTTTTAAATTTTGCTCTTGAGCCTTCTATCACAAAGGAGCTTAGCGAGGAGCTTGGCAACATTAGAAGCGTTTTAAAGCAAAATCCACAAAGCCTAAATAGCAAAGAATTTCAAGATAAGATAAAAGGTTTTGTTGATCGCAGGATCGAAGAAGATAGAACCGAGATCATCGAAAAAGTTGGCTCATTAAACAACATCTTGCAAAGCATAGGCGAGAGGATTTCAGATATCGCAGCTAGCTCTCAAAGCAGCTCAGCTAAAGTGCAAAGCATCAAAAATGATCTTAAAAATGTAAATTTAAATGCAAATAGCATCGATCATGTAAAGAGCATGCTTATCGAGATCGCAGGTGCCTTGGAGATCGAGAGTAAGGAGCTTGGCCTTGAGATGAACAGCAAGCAAGCGACCATTTCTGAGCTTCAAAACAGGGTTATTAGCCTAGAAAAAGAGCTTGAAGCTGCTAAGCTTGAGAGCAAAGAGGACTTTTTAACAAAAGTGGCTACAAAAAGAGCTTTGATGAGTGAAATTCAGCGTATCGAAGAGGCTTATAAACGTTACGGCACGGACTATTCGATCTGCTTTGTTGATATTGACTTCTTTAAAAAGATAAACGACACCTACGGACACGAAGCTGGCGACGTGATACTTTCAGCCGTGGCTCAGGTGCTTAAGAAAAATGCTAGAAAGGTTGATTTTGTCGGTAGATATGGTGGCGAGGAATTTGTCATTTTGCTACCAAGTACGAGCCTAAAAGATGGTGTTAGATTTGGCGAGAAGCTAAGAAGCATGATCGAAAATTTCAAATTTATCTATAAAAACGAGCGCATCAAAGTTACCATTAGCTCTGGTGTGGCGACAAGAAGTGCAAATTTAAGCGATACTATGACGCTTGAGGGTGCTGACAAGATGCTCTATCTTTCAAAAGAGGGCGGCAGAAACCAAGTCATGCCAAAGATAATCGAGGAAAAATGA
- the lptE gene encoding LPS assembly lipoprotein LptE, translating to MRYFLAFFIAIFICGCGYKPVSKISQDLVGDRVYVDVIISKEEPKNSVWIKDAVKEGMVARLHKSLSSKDSADTSIIVSVKSLNYEAIIYDEYGYITSYKALLTLNYKTKFKDGRVIDIPATGEYDFSVARRQKSVRYADSVISDTQKYEAIKEASKEAFDEYIANLAVKGYKNGSSNR from the coding sequence TTGAGATATTTTTTAGCGTTTTTTATTGCTATATTTATCTGCGGATGTGGCTATAAACCAGTTTCAAAGATCTCGCAGGATTTGGTTGGAGATAGAGTTTATGTTGATGTTATCATCAGCAAAGAAGAGCCAAAAAATAGTGTCTGGATAAAAGATGCAGTAAAAGAGGGCATGGTCGCAAGGCTGCATAAATCACTATCAAGCAAAGATAGCGCTGATACTTCGATAATAGTTTCGGTAAAAAGTTTAAATTACGAGGCAATCATCTATGATGAATATGGCTATATCACATCTTATAAAGCTCTTTTAACTCTAAACTATAAAACCAAATTTAAAGATGGTCGTGTCATAGATATACCTGCTACTGGCGAGTATGATTTTAGTGTGGCAAGACGTCAAAAGAGCGTAAGATACGCAGATAGTGTTATTAGCGATACTCAAAAGTATGAAGCCATAAAAGAGGCCTCAAAAGAGGCGTTTGATGAGTACATCGCAAATTTAGCTGTAAAAGGATATAAAAATGGCAGCAGTAACCGTTAG
- the leuS gene encoding leucine--tRNA ligase, with the protein MAEKRKYEPLKIEKKWQEIWDKNEEFEPKDDLSLPKKYILSMFPYPSGRIHMGHVRNYSIGDALARSYRKSGFNVLHPIGFDSFGMPAENAAIKHKIHPKIWTYENIDYMKKELASLGFSFSKKRILATSDPLYTKWEQSFFIKMFEKGLVYRKNAIVNWCEYDQTVLANEQVEDGKCWRCGNDVVQKELPGYYFNITKYASELLEDLKLLEGKWPNQVITMQENWIGRSYGLEFKFSLDEASKETLGGKFDGFEVFTTRPDTIYGVSYTALAPEHPIVKALLESDKFDESKKAKIKAILNQSPRERQASDKDGEFLGIYVVHPLTNEKIPVWVANFILADYGSGAIMAVPAHDQRDFEFANKFNLPIKPVVKPLEGENDGSKAYSEYGVAINSELINGLSSEDAKSFIIEKFEKDGLGKRITNYKLRDWGISRQRYWGAPIPVVHCKCCGVVPEKEENLPIALPEDVKITGEGNPLDKHPTWKFTKCPKCGQDAIRETDTMDTFVESSWYFARFASDEKSWEQKALDEKSVNYWMNVDQYIGGIEHAILHLLYARFFQKVLRDLGYLRDDEPFENLLTQGMVLKDGKKMSKSKGNVVDPDDIINRYGADTARLFILFAAPPQKELEWNDSAVEGAFRFLNRLWEKAQTIKKIDKLPEIDHESLNKDEKFARLKIYEALKKSTEVFGDTFAFNTLIAACMEALNAINAQDNENVNAEGFFIILNLLEPIVPHIANELSEELFGRKNFTKIAVKEEVFVKDSIALAVTVNGKKRAEFEVAASESESEILKQAKQNVAKWLEGKEILKEIYIKGKLVNFVIKG; encoded by the coding sequence ATGGCTGAGAAGAGAAAATATGAGCCTTTAAAGATAGAAAAAAAATGGCAAGAAATTTGGGATAAAAATGAGGAATTTGAACCAAAAGACGATCTAAGCTTGCCAAAAAAATATATCCTAAGTATGTTTCCGTATCCAAGCGGACGCATACACATGGGACATGTGAGAAACTACTCTATCGGCGATGCGCTGGCTAGATCATATAGAAAAAGCGGTTTTAACGTACTTCATCCTATCGGCTTTGATAGCTTTGGTATGCCAGCTGAAAATGCAGCCATAAAACATAAAATTCACCCTAAAATTTGGACTTACGAAAATATCGACTATATGAAAAAGGAGCTTGCAAGCCTTGGTTTTTCGTTTTCTAAAAAGAGAATTTTAGCTACATCTGACCCACTTTACACAAAGTGGGAGCAAAGCTTTTTTATAAAGATGTTTGAAAAAGGACTTGTTTATAGAAAAAATGCCATCGTAAACTGGTGTGAGTACGATCAAACCGTGCTTGCAAACGAGCAGGTTGAAGACGGAAAATGTTGGAGATGCGGTAATGATGTTGTGCAAAAAGAGCTTCCAGGATATTACTTCAATATCACAAAATACGCTAGCGAGCTACTTGAAGATCTAAAACTACTTGAAGGCAAATGGCCAAATCAAGTCATCACAATGCAAGAAAACTGGATCGGCAGAAGCTACGGCTTGGAGTTTAAATTTAGCCTTGATGAGGCATCAAAAGAGACTTTGGGCGGTAAATTTGATGGTTTTGAGGTCTTTACAACAAGACCTGATACGATTTACGGCGTTAGCTACACAGCTCTTGCGCCAGAGCATCCTATCGTAAAAGCGCTTCTCGAAAGTGATAAATTTGATGAAAGCAAAAAAGCAAAGATAAAAGCAATACTTAATCAAAGCCCAAGAGAGCGTCAAGCAAGTGATAAAGATGGAGAATTTTTAGGAATTTACGTCGTTCACCCACTCACAAATGAAAAGATCCCAGTTTGGGTTGCAAATTTCATCCTAGCTGACTACGGCAGTGGCGCTATCATGGCTGTTCCTGCTCATGATCAAAGAGACTTCGAGTTTGCAAACAAATTTAATCTACCTATAAAACCAGTCGTAAAGCCGCTTGAGGGTGAAAATGACGGCTCTAAGGCGTACTCAGAATACGGAGTTGCTATAAATTCTGAGCTTATAAACGGCCTTAGCTCAGAGGATGCCAAAAGCTTTATAATAGAGAAATTTGAAAAAGATGGCCTTGGCAAAAGGATCACAAACTACAAACTAAGAGACTGGGGAATTTCTCGCCAAAGATACTGGGGTGCGCCGATACCTGTCGTGCACTGCAAATGCTGCGGCGTAGTGCCTGAAAAAGAGGAAAATTTACCTATCGCACTGCCTGAAGATGTAAAGATCACAGGCGAGGGCAACCCACTTGATAAACATCCAACTTGGAAATTTACAAAGTGTCCAAAATGTGGCCAAGACGCGATCAGAGAGACTGATACGATGGATACATTCGTAGAGAGTAGCTGGTATTTTGCTAGATTTGCAAGTGATGAGAAGAGTTGGGAGCAAAAAGCACTTGATGAAAAGAGCGTGAATTATTGGATGAATGTAGATCAGTATATCGGCGGTATCGAGCATGCGATATTACACCTTTTATACGCTAGATTTTTCCAAAAGGTCTTAAGAGACCTTGGCTATCTAAGAGACGATGAGCCGTTTGAAAATTTACTAACTCAAGGCATGGTCTTAAAAGATGGCAAAAAGATGAGTAAAAGCAAGGGCAACGTCGTAGATCCTGATGATATCATAAATAGATACGGCGCTGATACGGCAAGGCTATTTATCCTATTTGCTGCTCCTCCTCAAAAAGAGCTTGAGTGGAACGACAGCGCAGTTGAGGGCGCATTTAGGTTTTTAAATAGGCTTTGGGAGAAGGCGCAAACTATCAAAAAGATAGATAAACTGCCTGAGATAGATCATGAAAGTCTAAATAAAGATGAGAAATTTGCAAGGCTTAAAATTTATGAAGCACTTAAAAAATCAACCGAGGTTTTTGGCGATACATTTGCTTTTAACACTTTAATCGCTGCTTGCATGGAGGCACTAAACGCTATAAATGCGCAGGATAATGAGAACGTAAATGCTGAGGGCTTTTTCATCATCTTAAATTTACTAGAGCCTATCGTGCCGCATATCGCAAATGAGCTTAGCGAAGAGCTTTTTGGCAGAAAAAATTTCACAAAGATAGCTGTAAAAGAAGAGGTCTTTGTAAAAGATAGCATCGCTCTTGCAGTTACAGTTAATGGCAAAAAAAGGGCTGAGTTTGAAGTAGCAGCAAGCGAAAGTGAGAGTGAAATTTTAAAACAAGCTAAGCAAAATGTGGCTAAGTGGCTTGAGGGAAAAGAAATTTTAAAAGAGATTTATATAAAAGGCAAATTAGTAAATTTTGTCATTAAAGGATAA
- a CDS encoding DUF6394 family protein yields the protein MNWGKVIYIFFALMSLTTTAEFLYDKNEIALFVAASINLVSTLLKIGVKNLLSAELFASSLVADLHLIPAFVILQVSENATLSYSLAIGAVIANIFSLALVLIESSKSQEEF from the coding sequence ATGAACTGGGGAAAAGTTATCTACATATTTTTTGCGTTGATGAGTCTTACGACTACGGCGGAGTTTTTATATGATAAAAACGAGATCGCCCTTTTTGTGGCAGCTAGTATAAATTTAGTTTCTACGCTACTTAAGATTGGCGTTAAAAATTTACTATCAGCTGAGCTTTTTGCAAGCTCGCTGGTTGCTGATTTGCACCTTATACCAGCTTTTGTTATTTTGCAAGTATCTGAAAATGCAACTCTTAGCTATTCATTAGCTATTGGCGCAGTCATTGCAAATATATTTTCACTAGCCTTGGTATTAATAGAATCAAGCAAATCACAAGAAGAATTTTAG